Part of the Polyangium spumosum genome is shown below.
GGTCAGATCCTGCTCAAGGTGATGGACTTCGGCATCGCGAAGGTGCTCGAGAGCCACGAGCAGCGCACCGCCACGCAGATCGGATCGCCCGCGTACGCCGCGCCCGAGCAGCTCGGCGCGACGCTCCGCAGCCTCGCCGCGACCCAGGGCATCTCGATCTCGCAGACCGTGCAGGCGTCGACCGACGTGTGGGCCCTCGGCCTCGTCGCGTACGAGGCGCTCACGGGTGTACAACCCGGCCAGTACTGGGGCGTCGACACGTACGCGGATCTCATGATCTGCATCGCGCTCGAGGATCACCCGGCCGCGTCGCATCGCGCGGGCGACTACGCGAAGTACCTGCCCTATGGCTTCGACAAGTGGTTCACGCGGTGCATCCAGCGCGACGCGACCGCGCGCTGGCAGTCGGCCGGAGAAGCGGTGCGCGAGCTGATGCGGCTGCTCGACGCGCACGCGTCGGATCCGATCACGGGTGAGCTGAAGCTCGCGGCGTTCGACGAGCCCGCGCCGTCGAAGGCGGCCAGGTCCGTGAAGCCTCTCCCGAAGCCCATGCCGAAGCCCGCCGCGGCAGGGCCGCTGCGCCCGTCGGTGACGGGGCTGCCGCTGAAGCTGCAAGCCGCGAAGGCGACGCCGAGCCCGGCCGCCGCCGCGCCCGCCGCCGCGCCGAGGCCCACGACGACGCCGACGCCGACGACCGCCGCGCCGAAGCCCACGACGACGCCGATCCCCGCGGCGAAACCCGCGACCACACCGGCGACCCCGCAGAAGCCCACGACGACGCCGACCCCGCCGCCCGCCGTCGCTGCTGCCACGCCCGCGCCCGCGCCCGCTGCCGCGCCCGCATCCCCCACGCTCCTCGACTCGCACCTCGTTTCGTTGATCGACTCGGCGCCGTCGCTGACGGACTCCGCGGCCGTGCTGACGGACTCCACGCCGTCGCTGACGGACTCCGCGCCCAAGTTGACGGACTCGGCGCCCGCGCAGAGCGACGCCATGAGCCAGCGGCCCACGCGGCCCATGCCTCCGCCGAAGCCCCAGGCGGCGCAGGCGGCGCCACCGCCGCTCCGCAAGGCCGCGCCGCCGCCCGTCCCCGTGCGTCGCGAGCCGCCGCCCAAGGCCGGCGCGCCGCCGATGCCCCCCAAGGAGCGCGCGCGCTTGCAGGAGCTCGCGATGCAGCTCGAGCTCGACAGCAAGTGGAGCGAGCTCTGCGACGTGCTGCGCAAGCTCGAGGCCGCCGAGCCCACGAGCGAGCGCAAAGCGCGTTACCTCTACCAGCTAGCGATCGTGCTCCTCGATCGCCTGGAGCAAACCGATCGCGCGCTCGAGCTGCTCGACGAGGCGCTCGACAAGAACCCGAGCCTCATCGAGGCCTTCGATCACATCGTCGCGATCCACGAGGGCCGCGCCGACTGGAAGAAGATCGAGCGCGCCTACCGCAAGATGCTCCACCGGCACGCGGGCACGGAGGACACGGCGCTCAAGCACCGGCTCTGGTTCAAGCTCGGCGAGATCTACCGCGACCTCTTCGAGAACGCCGGCGCCGCCGTCGAGGCTTTCCGCATGGCGCTGCGGAGCGCGTCGCGCGAGGAGCTCATCCCCGATCACCTCACGCTCGCCGATCTCTGCGCGAACATCGGGCAGCTCGACGACGCGCTCGCCTCGTACCAGGCGGTGGTGCGCGCCGATCCTCAGCACGTCGACGCCTACCGGGCGATCTACCGGCTCAGCGTGGATCGTGGCGCGTACGATCCGGCGTGGTGCGCGGCGGCGGCGCTCGCGTTCTTGCGCGAGGCGGACGAGGAGCAGGTCGGCTACTTCCAGGACTACCGCCCCGAGGGTCGCATCCAGGTGAAGAGCCGGTTCGACAACGAGCTCTGGGCGCGGCACGTCTTCCACGAGGATCAGAGCCTGCTCGTCGGCAAGGTCTTCGAGATGATGGCGCGCGCGGCGATGAAGGCGAAGGTCGAGGCGCTGCGGCAACGCAAGGAGCTGCTCGCGCTCGATCCCTTCCTGCGGCAGGACCCGACGACGTCGAGCGTGCCGTTCGTGCGCACGATGGGCTGGGCTTCGCGCGTCATCGGCGTCACGTGCCCCGCGCTCTTCGTGCGGAGCGACGTGCCGGGCGGCATCGTCGCGGTGCCGACGGAGCCGCCGGCGTCGGTCGTGGGGCAGAGCTTGCTCGGCGGTTTTTCGCAGGAGGAGCTCGCGTTCATCGCGGGCAAGCACCTCGCGATGTACCGGGGCGAGCACTACATCAAGCTGCTCTTCCCGAGCGCGGAGGAGCTGCGCGTCATCTTCCACGCGGCCGTGAAGATGGTGATGCCCGACGCGAACACGCCGCGCGACGTGGACAGCCGGGCGGAGACGACGGCGAAGGTCTTGCGCTCGTTCATGGGTCCGCGGGAGCAGGACGGCCTGCGCGCGGTGGTGCGGAAGTTCATCTCGGAGCGGGAAGAGGCCGACATCGGCCGGTACTTCCGCGCGGTCGAGTACACGGCGACGCGCGCGGGTTTCATCCTGTGCGGGGATCTCGGGGTGGCGAAGAAGATCATCGCCGCGGAGCCGACGCTCTCGGACGATCCGTTGCCTTCGGACAAGATGAAGGATCTGCTCGCGTATTCGGTGTCGGAGAGTTACCTCGTGGTGCGCGAGGCGCTGGGGATCGCGGTCGGGCAGGAGTGACGCGCGTGCGTCAGGGGGCCCGCCGCCCCGTCGCGCGGTTCCAGTAGAAGTAAAGCGCGGCGTCCGGGTGTTCGGCGAAGGCGTCGAGCTCTCGAACCGCGTCGCGCACCTCGTCGAGGTCGAAGTCATGTTTGCGGAGCAGGTCTTCGGCCGTCCGCAGGACGTCCGCGAACGCCATCACGTACGCCCGGAAGTTGTCGTGTCCGGCGTGGGCGAGCATCGGGGAGATGCTCAGTGAAATGTCGACGAAGCCTGCGCGTCGCGCCAGCCGGTAGAGGCGTTTGCCGATGACCGGATCTCCCCCGAGCGTCCGTTGCACGTCGAGGAAGCGGGTCCAGACGTTATCGAAGAGGGGGCACTCCGGGTCCAGGTCGATGGCGCGGGCGTTTGGCTCCTGCATGAAGAAGCGACCCCCGGGACGCAGGACCCGGTGCATCTCCTGGAGCACGCGCGCCGGGTCGGCGACGTGCTCGAGGACGAAGCGGCAATACACGACGTCGAACGAGCCGTCCTCGAAGGGCAGCGCATGCGCGTCGCCCTGGAGGAACGTGACGTTCGGCACCCAGTCCTCGGGGAGCTTGTCGAGCTCGCGCAAGGCATAGTCGATCTGAACCTCCGAGCGCTCGACGCCCCAGACCATCCCGAGCGGCACGCGCGCCGCGACCAGGCGCGTCAGGATCCCGAGCCCGCTGCCGACCTCGAGGACCTGCTCTTCGGGCTTCACGTCGAGGAAGCCGACGAACTCCGCGTTGACGATTCCGTTGAGCTCGGCGAGCCGGCGCTGCTCCTCCTCGCTGGTCCCGTGGATGTACGCAGCGCGCGGCTTCGTGTCGGGCGGCGGGGCCTCGTCCGTCATTTCCTGGCCGCCTCGGCGCTCGGCGACCCACCCGTCGTGAGGGATCGTTCGGGGATGCGGCGCATCGTGTGTCTCGCCACCCCAGTGTGCTCGATGGTCATTCTCGGGGGCAAGTTCATCATGAGGCCGCTCGCCCGGGGCGCACGGAAACGACGGGCCGGCGGTCGGGGTGAATCCACCTTTCGCCCCGCGGTCGCGTGTCCTTCCCCGACCCAAACCCTCGATCCGGGTCGCTCCTGAGCGCGCGCTCCCGGCCGAAACCCTCGATCCGGGCCGCCCCTGAGCGCGCGCTCCCGCCGGAAACCCTCGATCCGGGCCGCCCCTGAGCGCGCCCTCCCGTCGTCGACCCTGCCTCCGGCCTCCGGATGACCGTCGGATGTCAGCGCGCACCCTCGGACAGGGCTCGTTTTTGCGTTCGGCTCCCGTCTCTCACCCTGTCCCAGGGCTTCTCCTCGGCGCCTCCTCCCGGCCGTGAACCCTCCTATCGGCCTTCGCTCGACGGCGCGCTCTCGTGACGTAGCCACGAAGTGGCCACCTCCCAGGCGTCCGTCGCCGCGTTGAACCCTGCTCGTGGGTTCGGCGCGCAAGATTCCAACGTCGAGGGCCCTGCCCGAGGGCACCGCCCTCCGCTCGCCCATCTGGACGCCCCCCACGACGAGGACAATGGAACCGTCGTGGCCGGCCGCCCGAGGCCGGCGGGAGGGTAGCACCATGCGTTCTCTGTTTGCAGCGCTCACCGCGGGCTCCATTCTCGTCCTCTTCGCTTCCACCGCCTCCGCCGGCGGCGTGGAGAATCTCCCGTCCGTGTGCGAGAGCGGCATCGGCGCGACGGGCTTCCAGAATGGGACCCGTGCGCAATACCGCATCGTCATGCTGCTCTGGAGAAACGTGTACAGGGCCGATTATTTTCGCGCCAACCAGTTCATCGATAACGTGACCAGCACCGTGCTCGCGGCCCGGCCCACCATCACCCCGGACCAGAATGCCTTCGTCGGCTGTCGATTCATCGGCATGATCGACGGCGCGACCCGAGCCATCAGCGAGATCGCCGAGAATCAGCTCATCATGTGCACGAACGACGGCCTGAACATCGGTCATAATGCAGCGGCGCTCAACTGCGCGCTGATGCACACGATCCAGCAGATGGGCGTCGTGGCCGGCAAGAGCTACGTGGTGATGGACATCGAGTGCAGCGTCAACGTCAGCCTCGGCTGTCGGACGGGCTTCGATCGGTACTTGCGTGACAACGAGTTCGGCATCTGCGCCGAGCTCTCCAGCAGCCCCGACCTCGGCTACATCAAAAATGAAAGCTGCAGCATGCCGTGAGGAGGCCGCAGATGAAGTTCGCTCTCCCGCTGCTCTTGCTCTCGCTCGCTCTCGCTTCGCCCTCGTCGTCCTACGCGGCGCGCCCGGCCGCCTGCGCCAGCGGGTTGGGTCAAAGCGGGTACGATGCCGGGTACTCCGCACAGTCCAGGGTGCTCACCCAGCTCTGGAGCGACCACCACGAGTCCTGCGATGAGCTCAACGCATTCAAGAACAGCGTCGTCCTCGACCTCACCCGCGATTTGCCGGAGAACGTCTTCCTGCGGTGCAGGCGGGTGGGCATGATCCAGGCCTTCGAGGACGCGATTTCCCGGATCTCGGCCACGTGCACGTCGAACTGCTCGCTCGACCTCGACCCCTACGCGAAGATCTCGGCGCAGATCTTCTGCAAGGGCGCGGCGCCGGCCGCGTTCGCCGAGGAGCTGCGCAAGGAGGGCGTCCAGACGCCCATCTGCGGCAGCGAGGACTGGGTGGCGTGCAGGCAAAAGGTCATGAACGAAGCTCAGGCCGCATGTTCGGAGAGGGCAACGGTCCGCCGCGACGAGCTCGATCAACTGGCCGCCGTAGCCTGCCGAGCAGCCCAGTAATCGCGGGGGGGCGCCGTCCCCTCCGTCTCACCACCCCAATTTCGACACCGGCGGCGGGGGCGGCGTCGCGGACTTCGCCTCGTCCGGCAGGAGCTGCCGCAGGTGCCACGCTTGCATCGCCGAGCGCATCTCCGCCTCGCGCAGCGCGAGCTGCACGCGGCCCAGGATCAGGCTCGGCGCCACGATCAAAAACACGTTCCCGAGCGTCAGCGCCACCAGCGTCGGCACCTCGGGCAACGATACGCCTTGCGGCAGGACCACCATCGTCCCGTCCTGGAACGTGTACGAGCGCGCGATGAGCCCGAGCAGCTCGAGGCCGAGCGGGACGAGCAGGCCGATGCAGCCCGTCGCGATGATCGCCGCCCGGAATCGGCCCGAGTGTGTCATCGAGAACGAGAACGTGAAGATCGACACGAGCATCGGAACGAAAAAGAGCGGGCCAAACGCGCGGGACAAAAAGCCGAGCGCGAGGACGTTGAAGAGGTACGCCCCGTAGCTGAAGACGTAGAGCCGACGCACCTCTTCGGATTGCGCGGCGAGCAGCTTCAGCGCAGACGCGATCGCCGTCAAGCCCACCACGGCGAGCAGGTGCGCCATGCTGCGGATGCCCATCCACAAGGCCAGCGGGATCATCAGGATCACGCTCGCGACGTCGAATCGAACGCCGTCACGCAGCGCGAGGCGCAGCCGCCCGAAGCCACGCGCCCGGACCTCGTCCCGCGCCTCGGGCAGGATGTCGCTCGGCGGGGTCGTGATGATCCGGGCGAGGAGGCGAAGCGCCTCGCGGTTCGTCGGGTCGAGCGCGAGGGCGCGGCCGACCTCCTGCATCGCCTCGCGCCGCGCCTCGGCGGCCTCCGGGCCCGTCCCCTCGGCGCGGCGGGCGGCGACCTCGGCCGCGCGGGCGTGGCGGGTCGAGAGGTCGCGGCGCACCGAGACGTCCGTGTCGCCCGCGAGGAACCGCTCGATCACCTCGTGCAGCTCGCGGGCCGAGGCGTACCGCGCGTCCGGGTCGAGCGCGGTCGCCTTCACGCAGATGGCGTCGAGCTCCGGCGGCAGGTCGAGCGTGGGCGCGCGGCTCGAGGCGCGCGCGTCGGCGCCTTGCAGCGTCGCGAGCATCATCGCGTTCCACGTGTCTTTCGTGTGCAGAGGCTCGAGCGTCAGGATCTCGAAGAGGATCGCGCCGAGCGAGTAGACGTCGCTGCGCGCGTCGAGCGCGCTCACCTTGCCCATCGCCTGCTCGGGCGACATGTAGCCGAAGGTCCCGAGGATCTTGCCCGCGGCCGTCTTCAGGTCGTCCGAGGAGTCGTCGAGGGCGAGCGAGGCCTCGGGCGCGTCCTTGCGTAGCTTGGCGAGGCCCCAGTCGAGCACGTAGACCTCGCCGAAATCGCCGAGCATCACGTTCGAGGGCTTGAGGTCCCTGTGCAGGACGCCGCGGGAATGGGCGAAGTCGACGGCGAGGCAGGCCGCGGAGAAGGCGCGGAGCAGCTTCTGACGGCTGTAGGCCTCGACGACGGCCGGGTCTCTCCTGCGCAGGCCCTTCACGATCTGCGAGAGGGTCAGGCCCCGCAAGCATTTCATCGTGAAGTAAATCGAGCCGTCGATGTCCGTGCCGAGGTCGTAGACGGGGACGATCGAGGGGTGCTCGAGCTGCCCCTGCACCCGCGCCTCGCGGAGGAATCGCGCGCGGACCTGCGGATCGGCCTGGTAGATCGGCAGGATCACCTTGCGCGCCACGTCGCGGCCGATGCGCGTGTCTTTGCAGAGCGCGACCTCGCCCATCGCGCCGCGGCCGAGCCTTCGTTTCTCCACGTAACGATCGAGCGGCTCGACGCCGAACGCCTCGCCGTCGGCGGCAGGGTCGACGGGCGGGGGCACGGAGAAGATCCGCGCGGGCGGAGGCGCCGAGGTGCGCGCCTCCTCCTCCGGGGCCTTCGCCGGCTCCTCCACGGAGTCGTCGAAGAGATCGGGCTCGGAGGTCCCAGGGCGCTTCATGGATTCAAAGCAAGCCGAAACCGCATAAGGGGTCAAGCGCCGGGCGGCGCGCCGCTCGATTTCGTGACCTCGGGGCCGTCGTGAGGCGGCACGCGGGCGGGGGATACGGTCGCCGTCGGTGAAGTGCCGGAGGGATTTTCCGGATCCCCGGAGCGGTGCGCTGTGCGAGAGAGGCGAGCATGCAGCGCGTGATCGACGCATTCCGGGCGGGGCTCGACGGGTACGTGGCGGAGTCGTGCGAGCGCGTCATCGCCTCGGGGAACCCTTTTTACAGCCGGTTTCCGCGCGAGCTCCTGTTCGCCTCGGTGAAGCGCGTCTACGAGGCCATCCTCGAGGACCTCTCCACGGTCGACGGCAAGGCCGTCGTCACGTTGATGACCACGATCGGGTCGCAGCGCAGCGCGCAGGGCGCCAGGATCTCGCAGATCCTCCAGGGGATGGAGCACGGCTTCCAGGTCGTCACGGACCACTTCGCCGAGTCATTTCGTGACGATCCGGAGGCGCGCCTCCACTGGGAGGTGGCGCGGAGCCGGCTCGGTCATGCCGGCGCGGCGGCGCTCTCGGACGCCTTCCTCGCGGCGCGCGAGGACGCCATGCGGGCGCAGGCCGAGGAGATCTTCGAGCTCTCCGCGCGGGTCTTGCCGCTCGCGCGGGGGGTCTTGCTCATGCCGCTCGTGGGGCGGCTCGACGGGGCGCGCGCCGAGCTGGTCATGGAGATCCTGCTCGCGGCCGTGGGCGAGCACGCGGCGAAGGTGGTGCTGCTCGACGTGACGGGGTTGCCGGTCGTGGACGAGGTGGTCGCGCCGTACCTCGTGCGGACGGCGACGGCGGTGCGGCTGCTCGGGGCGACGCCGGCGCTCGTGGGGGTGCGGCCGAGCCTGGCGCGGACGATGGTGGCGGGCGGGGTCGATCTCGGGGGGCTCGTGACGCTCGCGCGGCTCGAAGATGGGTTAAGCTACGCGATGGGGCTGCTCGGGCGGCCCCAGGGGCGTTGACGGAGAGGGACACGGGCGGGAGGGCGGTGGTGCGCTGGGCGTGGGGGCGGGTTTTCCTCGTGGGTGCGTGGCTCGTCGGGGCCGCGGGGTGCGCGGGGCCCGAGCGGCCAGCGCGGGCGCCGGGGGTGACGGCGCCGGACCTCGTCCGCGAGGCGCGCGCGGCGGGGCTCTTCGCCGAGGATCCCCTGGCGATCGACGATACGATGAAGGCGGACGTCGAGCGGGTGGTGGGGCGCTTCGGCGCGCCGGAGGAGCGGCTGCGGCGGCTCTCGCGTTACCTCCGGGACGACCTCGCGTTCCGGTACGCGCGGAGCCTGTCGCTCACGGCGCGGGCGGGGTTCTCGACGCGGGCGGGGGATTGTGTCTCGTATACGCTGCTCTTCGTGGCGCTCGCGCGGCACCTCGACGTGCCGGTGTATTTCGTGTACGTGCGCAAGGTGGAGGGGCATTACGAGCAAAACGGCTCGTTTTTCCTCTCGTCACACGTCGCCGTCGGCCACGGCAGCGGGCCGATGGCGCTGGTGATGGATTTCGCCAGGGAGGCGCCGGACTGGACGCTCTCGCTCTACAACACCATCGACGACGGTACGGCGCTCGCGCTGTACGGGAACAACCTCGCGGTGGACGCGATGCAAGCGGGGCGGCTCGACGAGGCGGAGGTGTCGATGCGGTTCTGGCTCGCGCGCCGGCCGAATGTGGTGGAGCTCCACAACAACCTCGGCGTGCTGCTGAACCGCG
Proteins encoded:
- a CDS encoding protein kinase domain-containing protein; amino-acid sequence: MAEGTLAQPGDVIARRYRVESWLGQGNMAIVYQAKHVNTGKACALKLVHPHLVQRKEFVDLFVKEAQLGARIGENPHIVDVFDAGVDEARKVPYLAMELLQGDTLESYLKKHGRLPPRLAHTIFEHLADALDQAHGAGVIHRDLKPGNLFLARDRKGQILLKVMDFGIAKVLESHEQRTATQIGSPAYAAPEQLGATLRSLAATQGISISQTVQASTDVWALGLVAYEALTGVQPGQYWGVDTYADLMICIALEDHPAASHRAGDYAKYLPYGFDKWFTRCIQRDATARWQSAGEAVRELMRLLDAHASDPITGELKLAAFDEPAPSKAARSVKPLPKPMPKPAAAGPLRPSVTGLPLKLQAAKATPSPAAAAPAAAPRPTTTPTPTTAAPKPTTTPIPAAKPATTPATPQKPTTTPTPPPAVAAATPAPAPAAAPASPTLLDSHLVSLIDSAPSLTDSAAVLTDSTPSLTDSAPKLTDSAPAQSDAMSQRPTRPMPPPKPQAAQAAPPPLRKAAPPPVPVRREPPPKAGAPPMPPKERARLQELAMQLELDSKWSELCDVLRKLEAAEPTSERKARYLYQLAIVLLDRLEQTDRALELLDEALDKNPSLIEAFDHIVAIHEGRADWKKIERAYRKMLHRHAGTEDTALKHRLWFKLGEIYRDLFENAGAAVEAFRMALRSASREELIPDHLTLADLCANIGQLDDALASYQAVVRADPQHVDAYRAIYRLSVDRGAYDPAWCAAAALAFLREADEEQVGYFQDYRPEGRIQVKSRFDNELWARHVFHEDQSLLVGKVFEMMARAAMKAKVEALRQRKELLALDPFLRQDPTTSSVPFVRTMGWASRVIGVTCPALFVRSDVPGGIVAVPTEPPASVVGQSLLGGFSQEELAFIAGKHLAMYRGEHYIKLLFPSAEELRVIFHAAVKMVMPDANTPRDVDSRAETTAKVLRSFMGPREQDGLRAVVRKFISEREEADIGRYFRAVEYTATRAGFILCGDLGVAKKIIAAEPTLSDDPLPSDKMKDLLAYSVSESYLVVREALGIAVGQE
- a CDS encoding methyltransferase domain-containing protein, with product MTDEAPPPDTKPRAAYIHGTSEEEQRRLAELNGIVNAEFVGFLDVKPEEQVLEVGSGLGILTRLVAARVPLGMVWGVERSEVQIDYALRELDKLPEDWVPNVTFLQGDAHALPFEDGSFDVVYCRFVLEHVADPARVLQEMHRVLRPGGRFFMQEPNARAIDLDPECPLFDNVWTRFLDVQRTLGGDPVIGKRLYRLARRAGFVDISLSISPMLAHAGHDNFRAYVMAFADVLRTAEDLLRKHDFDLDEVRDAVRELDAFAEHPDAALYFYWNRATGRRAP
- a CDS encoding serine/threonine-protein kinase, which produces MKRPGTSEPDLFDDSVEEPAKAPEEEARTSAPPPARIFSVPPPVDPAADGEAFGVEPLDRYVEKRRLGRGAMGEVALCKDTRIGRDVARKVILPIYQADPQVRARFLREARVQGQLEHPSIVPVYDLGTDIDGSIYFTMKCLRGLTLSQIVKGLRRRDPAVVEAYSRQKLLRAFSAACLAVDFAHSRGVLHRDLKPSNVMLGDFGEVYVLDWGLAKLRKDAPEASLALDDSSDDLKTAAGKILGTFGYMSPEQAMGKVSALDARSDVYSLGAILFEILTLEPLHTKDTWNAMMLATLQGADARASSRAPTLDLPPELDAICVKATALDPDARYASARELHEVIERFLAGDTDVSVRRDLSTRHARAAEVAARRAEGTGPEAAEARREAMQEVGRALALDPTNREALRLLARIITTPPSDILPEARDEVRARGFGRLRLALRDGVRFDVASVILMIPLALWMGIRSMAHLLAVVGLTAIASALKLLAAQSEEVRRLYVFSYGAYLFNVLALGFLSRAFGPLFFVPMLVSIFTFSFSMTHSGRFRAAIIATGCIGLLVPLGLELLGLIARSYTFQDGTMVVLPQGVSLPEVPTLVALTLGNVFLIVAPSLILGRVQLALREAEMRSAMQAWHLRQLLPDEAKSATPPPPPVSKLGW
- a CDS encoding STAS domain-containing protein — its product is MQRVIDAFRAGLDGYVAESCERVIASGNPFYSRFPRELLFASVKRVYEAILEDLSTVDGKAVVTLMTTIGSQRSAQGARISQILQGMEHGFQVVTDHFAESFRDDPEARLHWEVARSRLGHAGAAALSDAFLAAREDAMRAQAEEIFELSARVLPLARGVLLMPLVGRLDGARAELVMEILLAAVGEHAAKVVLLDVTGLPVVDEVVAPYLVRTATAVRLLGATPALVGVRPSLARTMVAGGVDLGGLVTLARLEDGLSYAMGLLGRPQGR
- a CDS encoding tetratricopeptide repeat protein codes for the protein MGAWLVGAAGCAGPERPARAPGVTAPDLVREARAAGLFAEDPLAIDDTMKADVERVVGRFGAPEERLRRLSRYLRDDLAFRYARSLSLTARAGFSTRAGDCVSYTLLFVALARHLDVPVYFVYVRKVEGHYEQNGSFFLSSHVAVGHGSGPMALVMDFAREAPDWTLSLYNTIDDGTALALYGNNLAVDAMQAGRLDEAEVSMRFWLARRPNVVELHNNLGVLLNRAGRHEEALAVLRRGIEVFPRYEPLYTNAIRAARAAGKHAEALALVGRAEALEEGDPLLLLASGLSLYQAGDYGGAAQRLERAGLVLPDNVVIAAWLVRVYLAAGRREDGQGAFDRVKKLAPSGTLERDLRREFPELGAL